The Larus michahellis chromosome 16, bLarMic1.1, whole genome shotgun sequence genome has a segment encoding these proteins:
- the B3GALT6 gene encoding beta-1,3-galactosyltransferase 6: MKLLRLLCRHKTALGLGGLSLFAVVLLYLAKCTSEGLRPLPAPRGLPHNQPAALPPRGARGPQPPAAPPSSPEETAFLAVLITSGPKYSERRSIIRSTWLSAAGRPPHDDIWSRFVIGTAGLGAEELRSLELEQSRHRDLLLLPELRDSYENLTAKVLATYVWLDLHLDFQFALKADDDTFVRLDVLVEELRAKEPRRLYWGFFSGRGRVKSGGKWKESAWVLCDYYLPYALGGGYVISADLVHYLRLSRDYLNMWQSEDVSLGVWLAPIDVKRVHDPRFDTEYKSRGCNNKYIVTHKQSIEDMLEKHQTLAKEGKLCKEEVKLRLSYMYDWGVPPSQCCQRKDGIP; this comes from the coding sequence ATGAAGCTGCTGCGCTTGCTGTGCCGCCACAAGACGGCCCTGGGCCTGGGCGGCCTGTCACTCTTCGCCGTGGTCCTGCTTTACCTGGCCAAGTGCACCTCCGAGGGCCTCCGGCCTCTGCCAGCCCCCCGCGGGCTGCCACACAACCAGCCAGCTGCCCTGCCACCACGGGGTGCCAGGGGGCcacagccccccgccgccccgccatcTTCCCCTGAGGAGACTGCCTTCCTGGCCGTGCTCATCACCAGCGGCCCCAAGTACAGCGAGCGACGCAGCATCATCCGCAGCACGTGGCTGTCGGCCGCTGGGCGTCCCCCTCACGATGACATCTGGAGCCGCTTCGTGATCGGCACGGCAGGGCTCGGGGCAGAGGAGCTTCGTAGCCTGGAGCTAGAGCAGAGCCGTCACAgagacctcctcctcctgccggaGCTGCGGGATTCCTACGAGAACCTGACTGCTAAAGTCCTGGCCACGTACGTCTGGCTGGATCTGCACCTGGACTTCCAGTTTGCCCTGAAGGCCGACGACGATACCTTCGTACGCTTGGATGTGCTCGTGGAAGAGCTGAGAGCCAAGGAGCCACGTCGCCTCTACTGGGGCTTCTTTTCTGGCCGCGGCCGGGTGAAGTCTGGCGGCAAATGGAAAGAGAGCGCCTGGGTGCTCTGTGACTACTATCTACCATATGCTCTGGGTGGTGGTTACGTGATTTCTGCAGATCTGGTGCACTATTTGCGTCTTAGCAGAGACTACCTGAACATGTGGCAGAGTGAAGATGTCTCCCTGGGGGTTTGGTTGGCTCCCATCGATGTGAAGAGAGTGCACGATCCTCGTTTTGACACTGAGTATAAGTCCCGAGGTTGCAACAATAAGTATATAGTAACTCATAAGCAAAGCATCGAGGACATGCTGGAAAAGCACCAGACCCTGGCTAAAGAAGGAAAGCTCTGTAAGGAGGAGGTTAAGCTCAGGCTTTCCTACATGTATGATTGGGGAGTGCCTCCTTCACAGTGTTGCCAAAGGAAGGATGGCATCCCGTGA